The region TCTGCTGGACATGAAGGCCACGAAATCCTCCTTGAGCTGGCGGATGAGGTGTTCGCGGTAGTCCGAAACCACCTCCAGCGGCTGCCTCTCCAGCATGGACCGGTGGTAGTCCACCAGGGCCTGGTAGGTGTCCAGCAGCTCCTCGTGGAGCGTCGTCTTGTCCGGGATGATGTCGCGGTTGGCCACCACCCGGTAGCCCATCCTGTCGGCCAGGTAGCGCAACGGGGCTATGGAGTCGCAGCTTTGCATCAGGGGGAGCAACAGTTCCACGCCGAGCTTAGCGCCCTTGTCGGCGGGGTCCAACTCTCGCATCAATGTTGAATACGGCTTGCCGACTTCCTCTGATATGCTCTTGATCGACTTCGGAGATTGCCTGGCCATGTCGTACAGCAATGTGACGATGTCCCTGTTCATTAGAATGATCCTGTTATGTTCTAGATGCATTGTCTCTAACGCGACGCTTCGTTAGTAAAAAGCGCCTGCATTAAATTGTCAAGGCATCATCTGTCCTCGAAGTCCGGGCTTGCGGCGGGGGGCAGACGGGGTTGGCCCAGCGCTGCCGGTCAGGCGTTTCACCGGCTCTCACCTTCCCGAGCGGACGCATTCCTCCCATGTGCCGTGCCCGGGG is a window of Fundidesulfovibrio magnetotacticus DNA encoding:
- a CDS encoding phage regulatory CII family protein; amino-acid sequence: MNRDIVTLLYDMARQSPKSIKSISEEVGKPYSTLMRELDPADKGAKLGVELLLPLMQSCDSIAPLRYLADRMGYRVVANRDIIPDKTTLHEELLDTYQALVDYHRSMLERQPLEVVSDYREHLIRQLKEDFVAFMSSRRQEMSEAVQEEAALKTA